The following coding sequences are from one Streptomyces dengpaensis window:
- a CDS encoding MBL fold metallo-hydrolase, translating into MAQMTEHGGGVRSIRVPIPDNPLGYTLVYVVDTDRGPVLIDTGWDDPASWDTLAEGLAACGTAAGEIHGVVITHHHPDHHGLSAKVRKASGAWIAMHAADISIVRRARGTEPGRWFAYMTTKLEAAGAPEEHIAPMRTARPRTLPGLAPALPDREIVPGELLALPGRRLRAIWTPGHTPGHVCLHLEEEHPAQLPGHGRLFSGDHLLPGITPHIGLYEDPDDATVTDPLGDYLDSLERVARLDPAEVLPAHQHAFADAPFRVRELLAHHEERLTGLLALLTTPLTPWQLAERMEWNRPWDDIPYGSRNIAVSEAEAHLRRLVKLGRAEAVTGSDPVTYVASEGV; encoded by the coding sequence ATGGCGCAGATGACCGAGCACGGCGGGGGCGTACGGTCCATCCGGGTTCCCATTCCGGACAACCCCCTGGGGTACACGCTGGTGTACGTCGTCGACACCGACCGCGGCCCGGTGCTGATCGACACCGGCTGGGACGACCCGGCCTCCTGGGACACCCTCGCCGAGGGACTGGCGGCCTGCGGCACCGCGGCCGGCGAGATCCACGGGGTGGTCATCACCCACCACCACCCCGACCACCACGGCCTGTCCGCCAAGGTCCGCAAGGCGTCCGGCGCGTGGATCGCCATGCACGCGGCCGACATCTCGATCGTGCGGCGGGCCCGCGGCACCGAGCCGGGCCGCTGGTTCGCGTACATGACGACGAAGCTCGAAGCCGCCGGTGCGCCCGAGGAGCACATCGCCCCGATGCGCACCGCGCGCCCGCGCACCCTGCCCGGCCTCGCCCCCGCGCTCCCCGACCGCGAGATCGTCCCCGGCGAACTCCTCGCCCTGCCGGGCCGCCGTCTGCGCGCGATCTGGACCCCCGGCCATACGCCCGGCCATGTCTGCCTCCACCTGGAAGAGGAGCACCCGGCCCAACTCCCGGGCCACGGCCGCCTGTTCTCGGGTGACCACCTCCTCCCCGGGATCACTCCGCACATCGGCCTGTACGAGGATCCGGACGACGCCACCGTCACCGATCCCCTCGGCGACTACCTCGACTCCCTGGAGCGCGTCGCTCGCCTCGACCCCGCCGAGGTGCTCCCCGCCCACCAGCACGCCTTCGCCGACGCGCCCTTCCGCGTACGGGAGTTGCTCGCGCACCACGAGGAACGCCTCACCGGGCTCCTCGCCCTCCTGACCACCCCGCTCACCCCCTGGCAGCTCGCCGAGCGCATGGAGTGGAACCGGCCCTGGGACGACATCCCGTACGGATCAAGGAACATCGCGGTCTCGGAGGCCGAGGCCCATCTGCGGCGGCTGGTGAAGCTGGGGCGGGCGGAGGCGGTGACGGGGAGCGATCCGGTGACGTACGTGGCTTCTGAAGGGGTTTAG
- a CDS encoding aldehyde dehydrogenase, producing MTELVEHGQLFIGGELTDPLGKDVIEVISPHTEEVIGRVPHASTADVDRAVAAAREAFDEGPWPRMSLDERIEVVTRIKDAIAVRHEEIARVISSENGSPYSWSVLAQALGAMMVWDAAITVARNHTYEETRDGVLGRILVRREPVGVVAAVVPWNVPQFVAAAKLAPALLTGCTVVLKPSPESPLDAYLLGEIAKEAGLPDGVLSILPADREVSEYLVGHPGIDKVSFTGSVAAGKRVMEVASRNLTRVTLELGGKSAAVVLPDADIATSVPGIVSAAWMNNGQACVAQTRILLPRSRYDEFADAFAAAASALVVGDPLDPATQVGPLVARRQQQRSLDYIRIGQEEGAKILTGGGRPQGLDRGWYVEPTLFGDVDNSMRIAREEIFGPVICLLPYGDESEAVKIANDSDYGLSGSVWTADVAHGIDIARRVRTGTYSVNTFSLDMLGPFGGYKNSGLGREFGPEGYGEFLEHKMIHLPAGWEA from the coding sequence ATGACCGAGCTCGTGGAACACGGACAGCTGTTCATAGGCGGGGAGTTGACGGACCCCCTGGGCAAGGACGTCATCGAGGTGATCTCGCCGCACACGGAAGAGGTCATCGGGCGGGTTCCGCACGCGTCGACGGCGGACGTCGACCGGGCGGTCGCCGCCGCGCGCGAGGCGTTCGACGAGGGCCCCTGGCCGCGCATGAGCCTCGACGAGCGGATCGAGGTCGTCACCCGGATCAAGGACGCGATCGCCGTACGGCACGAGGAGATCGCCCGCGTCATCTCCTCCGAGAACGGTTCCCCGTACTCCTGGAGCGTCCTCGCGCAGGCCCTCGGCGCGATGATGGTGTGGGACGCGGCGATCACGGTCGCGCGGAACCACACGTACGAGGAGACGCGCGACGGAGTCCTCGGCAGGATCCTCGTCCGCCGTGAGCCGGTGGGCGTGGTGGCGGCCGTGGTCCCGTGGAACGTCCCGCAGTTCGTGGCGGCGGCCAAGCTCGCGCCCGCGCTGCTGACCGGCTGCACGGTCGTACTGAAGCCGTCGCCGGAATCGCCCCTGGACGCGTATCTGCTGGGCGAGATCGCGAAGGAGGCCGGGCTGCCGGACGGCGTCCTGTCCATCCTCCCGGCGGACCGCGAGGTCAGCGAGTACCTGGTCGGACACCCCGGCATCGACAAGGTCTCCTTCACCGGCTCGGTCGCGGCCGGAAAGCGCGTGATGGAGGTCGCCTCGCGGAACCTGACGCGCGTGACGCTGGAGCTGGGCGGCAAGTCGGCGGCGGTGGTCCTGCCGGACGCGGACATCGCGACGTCGGTCCCCGGGATCGTCTCGGCGGCCTGGATGAACAACGGCCAGGCGTGCGTCGCCCAGACCCGCATCCTCCTGCCGCGCTCGCGCTACGACGAGTTCGCGGACGCCTTCGCCGCGGCGGCGAGCGCGCTGGTGGTCGGCGACCCGCTCGACCCGGCGACCCAGGTGGGCCCGCTGGTCGCCAGGCGCCAGCAGCAGCGCAGCCTCGACTACATCCGCATCGGCCAGGAGGAAGGCGCCAAGATCCTCACGGGCGGCGGCCGCCCGCAGGGCCTGGACCGCGGCTGGTACGTCGAACCGACCCTCTTCGGCGACGTCGACAACTCCATGCGGATCGCACGGGAGGAGATCTTCGGCCCGGTGATCTGTCTGCTCCCGTACGGCGACGAGAGCGAGGCCGTGAAGATCGCCAACGACTCGGACTACGGGCTGAGCGGAAGTGTCTGGACGGCCGACGTCGCCCACGGCATCGACATCGCCCGCCGGGTGCGTACCGGCACGTACTCCGTCAACACCTTCAGCCTCGACATGCTCGGCCCCTTCGGCGGCTACAAGAACTCCGGCCTGGGGCGGGAGTTCGGGCCCGAGGGGTACGGGGAGTTCCTGGAGCACAAGATGATCCATCTGCCGGCCGGCTGGGAGGCCTGA
- a CDS encoding ferredoxin, with protein MGDRWQVEVDRSVCIGSAQCVHHAPRAFRLDTGMQSHPVDPETDANETILGAAEGCPVEAIMITLLGSGEPVFPPED; from the coding sequence ATGGGCGACCGCTGGCAGGTCGAGGTCGACCGCTCCGTCTGCATCGGCTCCGCCCAGTGCGTCCACCATGCCCCTCGCGCCTTCCGCCTCGACACCGGTATGCAGTCCCACCCGGTCGACCCCGAGACCGACGCCAACGAGACGATCCTGGGTGCGGCGGAGGGCTGCCCGGTGGAGGCGATCATGATCACGCTGCTGGGGAGCGGGGAGCCGGTGTTTCCGCCCGAGGACTAG
- a CDS encoding TetR family transcriptional regulator, with protein MPAEAKADSKTARPASHPTSPITSPAAPPLTERQEARRRRILHASAQLASRGGFDAVQMREVAESSQVALGTLYRYFPSKVHLLVATMQDQLEHMHGTLRKKPPTGETAAERVAETLMRAFRALQREPHLADAMVRALTFADRSVSPEVDQVSRQTTAIILDAMGLDDPTPAQLSAVRVIEHTWHSALITWLSGRASIAQVKIDIETVCRLIDLTAPDTRN; from the coding sequence ATGCCTGCGGAAGCCAAGGCGGACTCGAAGACCGCGCGACCGGCGTCGCACCCCACGTCCCCCATCACGTCTCCCGCCGCTCCTCCGCTCACCGAGCGGCAGGAGGCACGCCGCCGCCGGATCCTGCACGCGAGTGCGCAGCTGGCCAGCCGGGGCGGTTTCGACGCGGTGCAGATGCGTGAGGTCGCGGAGTCGTCGCAGGTCGCCCTGGGCACGCTCTACCGCTACTTCCCCTCGAAGGTCCATCTGCTGGTCGCCACGATGCAGGACCAGCTGGAGCACATGCACGGCACGCTGCGGAAGAAGCCGCCGACGGGCGAGACGGCGGCCGAGCGGGTCGCGGAGACGCTGATGCGGGCGTTCCGCGCACTGCAGCGCGAGCCGCACCTCGCCGACGCCATGGTCCGCGCGCTCACCTTCGCGGACCGCAGTGTCAGCCCCGAGGTCGACCAGGTGTCCCGGCAGACCACGGCGATCATCCTCGACGCGATGGGCCTCGACGATCCCACCCCTGCCCAGCTCTCCGCCGTGCGCGTCATCGAGCACACCTGGCACTCGGCGCTCATCACCTGGCTCTCGGGCCGCGCGTCCATCGCCCAGGTGAAGATCGACATCGAGACGGTGTGCCGCCTGATCGACCTGACGGCGCCGGACACCCGGAACTAG
- a CDS encoding glycosyltransferase family 4 protein, with translation MTAEAMEAGPGEGAAADGGRRLRIALLTYKGNPFCGGQGVYVRHLSRELARLGHRVEVIGSQPYPVLDEDLPELSLSLTELPSLDLYRQPDPFRTPKRDEYRDWVDALEVGTMWTGGFPEPLTFSLRARRHLRARRGDFDVIHDNQTLGYGLLGDVGAPLVTTIHHPITVDRQLELDAAEGWQRRASVRRWYAFTRMQKRVARRLPSVLTVSGTSRQEIVDHLGVAQDRIHVVHIGADTDLFSPDPSVRQVPGRIVTTSSADVPLKGLVFLVEALAKVRTEHPGAHLVVVGKRAEDGPVAQAIERYGLEGAVEFVKGISDAELVDLVRSAEVACVPSLYEGFSLPAAEAMATGTPLVATTGGAIPEVAGPDAETCLAVPPGDSGALAAALIRLLGDPELRVRLGAAGRERVLERFTWARAAAGTVAHYREAMAGSAGGALPRSAGPLSRRSAAALDRSLRASGGTPTVPPNPSRSAAQTPGRSAAATDVAPATGATGALGATSTSDRESRATC, from the coding sequence GTGACCGCTGAGGCCATGGAGGCGGGCCCCGGGGAGGGTGCGGCCGCGGACGGCGGCCGACGTCTGCGCATCGCGCTCCTCACATACAAAGGGAACCCGTTCTGCGGCGGCCAGGGCGTCTACGTACGGCACCTCTCGCGCGAGCTCGCTCGCCTCGGGCACCGGGTCGAGGTCATCGGCTCCCAGCCCTATCCGGTGCTGGACGAAGACCTCCCCGAGCTGAGCCTCAGCCTCACCGAGCTGCCCAGCCTCGACCTCTACCGCCAGCCGGACCCCTTCCGCACCCCGAAGCGCGACGAGTACCGGGACTGGGTCGACGCTCTGGAGGTCGGCACGATGTGGACCGGCGGCTTCCCCGAACCGCTGACCTTCTCGCTGCGCGCCCGCCGCCATCTCCGCGCCCGGCGCGGGGACTTCGACGTCATCCACGACAACCAGACCCTCGGCTACGGCCTGCTGGGCGATGTGGGCGCACCGCTGGTCACCACCATTCACCACCCCATCACCGTCGACCGGCAGTTGGAGCTGGACGCCGCCGAGGGCTGGCAGCGCCGCGCGTCCGTACGCCGCTGGTACGCCTTCACGCGCATGCAGAAGCGCGTCGCGCGCCGGCTGCCGTCCGTGCTCACCGTATCCGGTACGTCACGCCAGGAGATCGTCGATCACCTGGGTGTGGCTCAGGACCGTATCCACGTCGTCCACATCGGCGCGGACACCGACCTCTTTTCGCCGGATCCCTCGGTACGGCAGGTACCGGGCCGGATCGTCACCACCTCCAGCGCGGACGTGCCGCTCAAGGGCCTGGTCTTCCTTGTCGAGGCGCTCGCGAAGGTGCGGACCGAACACCCCGGGGCGCACCTCGTCGTCGTCGGCAAGCGCGCCGAGGACGGGCCCGTCGCGCAGGCCATCGAGCGGTACGGGCTCGAAGGCGCCGTCGAGTTCGTCAAGGGCATCTCGGACGCGGAACTCGTCGACTTGGTGCGCTCGGCCGAGGTCGCGTGCGTGCCCTCCCTGTACGAGGGGTTCTCCCTGCCCGCCGCCGAGGCGATGGCGACGGGTACGCCGCTGGTGGCCACGACGGGCGGGGCGATCCCGGAGGTCGCAGGGCCCGACGCAGAGACGTGCCTGGCGGTGCCGCCGGGCGACTCGGGGGCCTTGGCCGCAGCGCTGATCCGCCTCCTTGGCGACCCGGAACTGCGGGTGCGGCTCGGCGCGGCCGGGCGTGAGCGGGTACTGGAGCGGTTCACCTGGGCGCGAGCGGCTGCTGGCACGGTGGCCCACTACCGGGAGGCCATGGCCGGCTCCGCCGGCGGGGCCCTGCCCCGCTCCGCGGGCCCGCTCTCCCGCCGCTCCGCGGCGGCCCTCGACCGCTCCCTTCGCGCGAGTGGCGGAACCCCCACCGTGCCCCCGAATCCCAGCCGCTCCGCGGCCCAGACTCCCGGCCGCTCCGCGGCCGCAACAGATGTCGCCCCCGCGACGGGCGCCACGGGCGCGTTGGGCGCCACCTCCACCTCAGACCGCGAAAGCAGGGCCACGTGCTGA
- a CDS encoding class I SAM-dependent methyltransferase, translated as MLTVDFSRFPLAPGDRVLDLGCGAGRHAFECYRRGAQVVALDQNGEEIREVAKWFVAMKEAGEAPEGATATAMEGDALALPFPDESFDVVIISEVMEHIPDDKGVLAEMVRVLKPGGRIAITVPRYGPEKVCWALSDAYHEVEGGHIRIYRADELLAKIREAGLRPYGTHHAHALHSPYWWLKCAFGVDNDKALPVRAYHKLLVWDIMKKPLATRVAEQALNPLIGKSFVAYATKPHLPRLSESSEVAAK; from the coding sequence GTGCTGACCGTCGACTTCTCCCGGTTCCCGCTCGCCCCGGGCGACCGTGTCCTGGACCTCGGCTGCGGTGCCGGCCGGCACGCGTTCGAGTGCTACCGGCGGGGCGCGCAGGTCGTGGCGCTCGACCAGAACGGCGAGGAGATCCGCGAGGTCGCCAAGTGGTTCGTGGCGATGAAGGAGGCGGGCGAGGCCCCCGAGGGCGCCACCGCCACGGCCATGGAGGGCGACGCCCTCGCGCTGCCCTTCCCCGACGAGTCCTTCGACGTCGTGATCATCTCCGAGGTGATGGAGCACATCCCGGACGACAAGGGCGTCCTCGCGGAGATGGTCCGGGTGCTCAAGCCGGGCGGCCGCATCGCGATCACCGTCCCGCGGTATGGCCCCGAGAAGGTCTGCTGGGCACTGTCCGACGCGTACCACGAGGTCGAGGGCGGCCACATCCGTATTTACAGGGCGGACGAGCTCCTTGCGAAGATCCGCGAGGCGGGCCTGCGCCCGTACGGCACCCACCACGCCCACGCCCTGCACTCCCCGTACTGGTGGCTGAAGTGCGCGTTCGGTGTCGACAACGACAAGGCGCTGCCCGTGCGGGCGTACCACAAGCTCCTGGTCTGGGACATCATGAAGAAACCCCTTGCCACCCGGGTCGCCGAGCAGGCGCTGAACCCGCTGATCGGCAAGAGCTTCGTGGCGTACGCGACCAAGCCGCATCTGCCGCGGCTGTCCGAGTCCTCCGAGGTGGCCGCCAAGTGA
- a CDS encoding prenyltransferase/squalene oxidase repeat-containing protein, translating to MTTPRTEHLVLPGVLTAEQAAATVRGILDVQREDGAIPWFRGHHLDPWDHTEAAMALDAAGEHEAAERAYEWLARHQRQDGSWYAAYADGDPHDVTDRGRETNFVAYIAVGVWHHYLATGDDTFLDRMWPAVYAAIEFVLRLQQPGGQIGWKREDDGTAVDDALLTGSSSIHHALRCALAIAEQREEPQPDWELAVGALRHAIRRHPERFLDKDRYSMDWYYPVLGGALTGAEAKSRIEEGWDRFVVPGLGVRCVVPNPWVTGGESAELALALWAVGESDRALEILQSIQHLRDPKTGLYWTGYVFEDQAIWPQELTTWTAGSLLLAVAALGGDEPTCAVFGGERLPGGLDPDCCD from the coding sequence GTGACCACCCCCCGGACAGAACACCTCGTCCTGCCCGGGGTCCTCACCGCCGAGCAGGCCGCCGCGACCGTCCGCGGGATCCTCGACGTACAGCGGGAGGACGGCGCCATACCGTGGTTCCGCGGGCATCACCTCGACCCGTGGGACCACACCGAGGCGGCCATGGCGCTGGACGCCGCCGGGGAACACGAGGCCGCGGAGCGCGCGTACGAGTGGCTGGCGCGGCATCAGCGGCAGGACGGCTCCTGGTACGCCGCGTACGCGGACGGGGACCCACACGACGTCACCGACCGCGGGCGGGAGACGAACTTCGTCGCGTACATAGCGGTGGGCGTCTGGCACCACTACCTGGCCACGGGCGACGACACGTTCCTGGACCGCATGTGGCCGGCCGTCTACGCGGCCATCGAGTTCGTACTGCGGCTCCAGCAGCCCGGCGGGCAGATCGGCTGGAAGCGTGAGGACGACGGCACCGCCGTCGACGACGCCCTCCTGACCGGGAGTTCGTCGATCCACCACGCGCTGCGCTGCGCGCTCGCCATCGCCGAGCAGCGCGAAGAGCCGCAGCCGGACTGGGAGTTGGCGGTCGGAGCGCTCCGGCACGCGATCCGCCGCCACCCGGAGCGTTTCCTGGACAAGGACCGCTACTCGATGGACTGGTACTACCCGGTGCTCGGGGGCGCGTTGACGGGCGCCGAGGCCAAGTCCCGTATCGAGGAAGGCTGGGACCGCTTCGTGGTCCCCGGACTGGGTGTCCGCTGCGTGGTCCCCAACCCCTGGGTGACCGGCGGTGAATCCGCCGAACTGGCTCTCGCTCTCTGGGCGGTGGGCGAGTCCGACCGTGCCCTGGAGATACTCCAGTCCATCCAGCACCTGCGCGACCCGAAGACCGGCCTGTACTGGACGGGCTACGTCTTCGAGGACCAGGCCATCTGGCCCCAGGAGCTCACCACGTGGACGGCGGGCTCCCTGCTTCTGGCCGTCGCCGCACTGGGCGGCGACGAGCCCACGTGCGCGGTCTTCGGCGGCGAGCGGCTGCCGGGCGGACTGGACCCCGACTGCTGCGACTGA
- a CDS encoding LLM class F420-dependent oxidoreductase: MRLGLALGYWGRGPSADHVPLAQEAERLGYHSVWTAESWGSDAFTPLTWIAARTSRIQLGTAVAQMAARSPTTTAMHALTLDHLSGGRMMLGLGLSGPQVVEGWYGRPFPKSPLTATREYVDVVRQVLRRGAPVELDGRFHSHPYRGGDGTGLGKALKPITHPLRAELPILLGAEGPKNIAQTTRIADGWLPLYWSPTRPQAYDASLADLPEVREGSSSHFLVAPMARARVCDDISEGLLPVKAMLGFYIGGMGHAGRNFHADLMARMGYAEEARHIQELFLSGRREEAVLAVPDAFADEISLVGPRERIAERLELWRKGPVTDLLVLAPDPHTLRVLAELNT; the protein is encoded by the coding sequence ATGCGGCTCGGCCTCGCACTCGGCTACTGGGGACGCGGCCCCTCCGCGGACCACGTCCCCCTCGCCCAGGAGGCCGAGCGGCTCGGGTACCACTCCGTGTGGACCGCCGAGTCCTGGGGCTCCGACGCCTTCACCCCGCTCACCTGGATCGCCGCGCGGACGTCCCGCATCCAACTCGGCACCGCCGTCGCGCAGATGGCCGCCCGCTCCCCCACCACCACCGCGATGCACGCGCTCACGCTCGACCACCTCTCGGGCGGGCGCATGATGCTCGGCCTCGGCCTGTCGGGGCCGCAGGTCGTGGAGGGCTGGTACGGGCGCCCGTTCCCGAAGTCGCCGCTGACCGCGACCAGGGAGTACGTCGATGTCGTACGCCAAGTCCTCAGGCGCGGGGCCCCCGTTGAACTCGACGGGCGCTTCCACTCGCATCCGTACCGAGGAGGCGACGGCACCGGTCTCGGCAAGGCGCTGAAGCCGATCACGCACCCCTTGCGCGCCGAACTGCCCATCCTGCTCGGTGCCGAGGGGCCGAAGAACATCGCGCAGACGACGCGGATCGCGGACGGCTGGCTTCCGTTGTACTGGTCGCCGACGCGCCCCCAGGCGTACGACGCCTCGCTGGCCGACCTGCCTGAGGTCCGCGAGGGATCGAGCAGTCACTTCCTCGTCGCGCCCATGGCCCGCGCCCGCGTCTGCGACGACATCTCCGAAGGGCTGCTGCCCGTCAAGGCGATGCTCGGTTTCTACATCGGCGGGATGGGGCACGCGGGGCGCAACTTCCACGCCGATCTCATGGCGCGCATGGGGTACGCGGAGGAGGCGCGGCACATCCAGGAGCTGTTCCTCTCCGGCCGCCGGGAGGAAGCCGTCCTCGCCGTCCCCGATGCCTTCGCCGACGAGATCTCCCTCGTAGGACCGCGTGAACGCATCGCCGAGCGACTGGAGTTGTGGCGCAAGGGCCCGGTGACCGACCTGCTGGTCCTGGCCCCGGACCCTCACACGCTGCGGGTGCTGGCCGAGCTCAACACGTAG
- a CDS encoding DUF5336 domain-containing protein, with protein MNIRSLTRGDGVVIGAAVLLFIASFLDIYSIDGAPDSAELPNAWGSAPLLMSVFLAGIIGAALIVVARGLPQAPKVAGLDLGPFGVAFTVFAAWSALGNIFDPAGGANNIGESTAGPDAGIGAILGLIATLILAGAAIATPLVPALKAALVGAPRPAAPQPYAGQPQGGYGYPGAQQPGQPYGAQPQQGQPYGAPSQPQPQQAQQPAAPEFSPFWFAVPVQRPLFAEDGSPTPIAELAPGTWYLAVEQRGAALVAQTQDGRRGVLQDTSGIQRG; from the coding sequence GTGAATATCCGCTCCCTCACTCGAGGCGACGGCGTGGTGATCGGAGCAGCGGTGTTGCTGTTCATCGCCTCGTTCCTCGACATCTACTCCATCGACGGGGCCCCTGACAGCGCCGAGCTCCCGAACGCCTGGGGTAGCGCGCCGCTTCTGATGAGCGTCTTCCTGGCGGGCATCATCGGCGCCGCGCTCATCGTCGTCGCCCGTGGTCTGCCGCAGGCCCCCAAGGTCGCCGGTCTCGACCTCGGCCCGTTCGGCGTCGCCTTCACGGTCTTCGCGGCGTGGAGTGCCCTCGGGAACATCTTCGACCCGGCCGGTGGCGCCAACAACATCGGCGAGTCCACCGCAGGCCCCGACGCCGGTATCGGCGCCATCCTCGGCCTGATCGCCACCCTGATCCTGGCCGGCGCCGCCATCGCCACCCCGCTCGTCCCCGCCCTCAAGGCCGCCCTCGTCGGCGCCCCCAGGCCGGCCGCTCCCCAGCCCTACGCGGGTCAGCCGCAGGGTGGTTACGGCTACCCGGGCGCCCAGCAGCCGGGCCAGCCCTACGGTGCGCAGCCGCAGCAGGGGCAGCCCTACGGCGCGCCGTCGCAGCCGCAGCCGCAGCAGGCCCAGCAGCCCGCGGCCCCGGAATTCTCGCCGTTCTGGTTCGCCGTGCCGGTGCAGCGTCCGCTGTTCGCGGAGGACGGTTCGCCGACGCCGATCGCCGAGCTGGCGCCGGGCACCTGGTACCTGGCCGTCGAGCAGCGCGGTGCCGCCCTGGTGGCGCAGACGCAGGACGGCCGTCGTGGTGTCCTGCAGGACACGTCGGGGATCCAGCGCGGCTGA
- a CDS encoding N-acetylmuramoyl-L-alanine amidase → MSYVGPDFDPPQPRRSRRGPLTVAVAALVPGALAGWLVWQAVGDGSGGGSGKAAPASSAPASPSATSAASPSAPSTGDDKSSTSPSPTSSASKPAGPLKGKVVVIDPGHNPGNFQHTAEINRTVDIGTSRKECDTTGTSTNAGYAEAQFTLDVARRVRTILQQQGATVKFTQDGDRSWGPCIDERARIGNEAHADAAVSIHADGSGAGNRGFHVILPGSVNAGGADTRPIVASSRDLGERIAGLFVRETGSAPSNYIGDGTGLVVRKDLGGLNLSTVPKVFIECGNMRDSKDEALLTSSAWRQKAARGISEGIVSFLQG, encoded by the coding sequence GTGTCGTACGTAGGCCCTGACTTCGATCCGCCGCAGCCGCGCCGCTCCCGGCGTGGGCCGCTCACCGTCGCGGTTGCCGCGCTTGTACCCGGGGCGTTGGCCGGTTGGCTGGTGTGGCAGGCGGTGGGTGACGGGTCCGGGGGCGGATCCGGCAAGGCGGCGCCCGCGTCCTCCGCGCCCGCCTCCCCGAGCGCCACCTCCGCGGCCTCCCCGAGCGCCCCGTCCACGGGCGATGACAAGTCGAGTACGTCACCGAGCCCGACGTCCTCCGCCTCCAAGCCCGCCGGCCCCCTCAAGGGCAAGGTCGTCGTCATCGACCCCGGTCACAACCCAGGCAACTTCCAGCACACCGCCGAGATCAACCGCACCGTCGACATCGGCACGAGCCGGAAGGAGTGCGACACGACCGGGACCTCGACCAACGCGGGTTACGCGGAGGCCCAGTTCACGCTCGACGTCGCGCGGCGGGTGCGTACGATCCTGCAACAGCAGGGCGCCACAGTGAAGTTCACGCAGGACGGTGACCGTTCCTGGGGTCCGTGCATCGACGAGCGGGCCCGGATCGGCAACGAGGCGCACGCCGACGCCGCCGTCTCCATCCACGCGGACGGCTCGGGGGCCGGCAACCGCGGGTTCCATGTGATCCTTCCCGGCTCCGTGAACGCGGGCGGCGCCGACACCCGTCCGATCGTCGCCTCTTCGCGCGATCTGGGCGAGCGCATCGCGGGCCTGTTCGTCCGCGAGACGGGCAGCGCGCCCTCCAACTACATCGGCGACGGCACGGGACTGGTGGTCCGAAAGGATCTCGGCGGTCTCAATCTGTCAACGGTTCCGAAGGTGTTCATCGAGTGCGGCAACATGCGCGATAGCAAGGACGAGGCGCTGCTGACCAGTAGCGCGTGGCGGCAGAAGGCGGCGCGTGGGATCTCTGAGGGAATCGTGAGCTTCCTGCAGGGGTAG
- a CDS encoding class I SAM-dependent methyltransferase, translated as MPAAPKPEILAAFEAAKGFMPAGEGLVLYEAAVEAGRLGLPLLEVGTYCGRSTILLADAAREAGVTAITVDHHRGSEEQQPGWEYHDPSTVDPEIGLMDTLPTFRRTLHRAGLEDHVVAVVGRSPRIAAFWTSPLGLVFIDGGHTDEHANADYEGWAPHVAEGGLLVIHDVFPDPADEFTGQAPYRVYLRALESGAFTEMSATDSLRVLRRTGAGI; from the coding sequence ATGCCCGCGGCACCCAAGCCGGAGATCCTCGCCGCCTTCGAGGCGGCCAAGGGGTTCATGCCCGCGGGCGAGGGGCTCGTGCTGTACGAGGCCGCCGTCGAGGCCGGGCGGCTCGGGCTCCCCCTCCTCGAGGTCGGCACCTACTGCGGCCGCTCCACGATCCTGCTCGCCGACGCCGCGCGCGAGGCCGGGGTCACGGCGATCACGGTCGACCACCACCGGGGCAGTGAGGAGCAGCAGCCGGGGTGGGAGTACCACGACCCGTCCACGGTCGACCCGGAGATCGGCCTGATGGACACGCTCCCCACCTTCCGCCGCACCCTCCACCGGGCGGGCCTGGAGGACCACGTGGTCGCGGTCGTCGGCCGCTCGCCGCGGATCGCCGCGTTCTGGACCTCCCCCCTCGGCCTCGTCTTCATCGACGGCGGCCACACCGACGAACACGCGAACGCCGACTACGAGGGCTGGGCCCCACACGTCGCCGAGGGCGGCCTCCTCGTAATCCACGACGTATTCCCGGACCCGGCCGACGAGTTCACCGGCCAGGCCCCATACCGCGTCTACCTCAGGGCCCTGGAATCCGGCGCGTTCACCGAGATGTCGGCGACGGACTCGCTGCGGGTGCTGCGGCGTACGGGAGCGGGGATCTGA